A DNA window from Gorilla gorilla gorilla isolate KB3781 chromosome 6, NHGRI_mGorGor1-v2.1_pri, whole genome shotgun sequence contains the following coding sequences:
- the ELN gene encoding elastin isoform X17 produces MAGLTAAPRPGVLLLLLSILHPSRPGGVPGAIPGGVPGGVFYPGAGLGALGGGALGPGVKPLKPVPGGLAGAGLGAGLGAFPAVTFPGALVPGGVADAAAAYKAAKAGAGLGGVPGVGGLGVSAGAVVPQPGAGVKPGKVPGVGLPGVYPGGVLPGARFPGVGVLPGVPTGAGVKPKAPGVGGAFAGIPGVGPFGGPQPGVPLGYPIKAPKLPGYGPGGVAGAAGKAGYPTGTGVGPQAAAAAAAKAAAKFGAGAAGVLPGVGGAGVPGVPGAIPGIAGVGTPAAAAAAAAAAAAKAAKYGAAAGLVPGGPGFGPGVVGVPGAGVPGVGVPGAGIPVVPGAGIPGAAVPGVVSPEAAAKAAAKAAKYGARPGVGVGGIPTYGVGAGGFPGFGVGVGGIPGVAGVPSVGGVPGVGGVPGVGISPEAQAAAAAKAAKYGLVPGVGVAPGVGVAPGVGVAPGVGVAPGVGVAPGVGVAPGVGVAPGVGVAPGVGVAPGVGVAPGVGVAPGIGIVPGGVAAAAKSAAKVAAKAQLRAAAGLGAGIPGLGVGVGVPGLGVGAGVPGFGAVPGALAAAKAAKYGAAVPGVLGGLGALGGVGVPGGVVGAAPAAAAAAAKAAAKAAQFGLVGAAGLGGLGVGGLGVPGVGALGGVPPAAAAKAAKYGVAARPGFGLSPIFPGGACLGKACGRKRK; encoded by the exons GGGTCCCTGGGGCCATTCCTGGTGGAGTTCCTGGAGGAGTCTTTTATCCAG GGGCTGGTCTCGGAGCCCTTGGAGGAGGAG CGCTGGGGCCTGGAGTCAAACCTCTTAAGCCAG TTCCCGGAGGGCTTGCGGGTGCTGGCCTTGGGGCAG GGCTCGGCGCCTTCCCCGCAGTTACCTTTCCGGGGGCTCTGGTGCCTGGTGGAGTGGCTGACGCTGCTGCAGCCTATAAAGCTGCTAAGGCTG gcgctgggcttggtggtgtccCAGGAGTTGGTGGCTTAGGAGTGTCTGCAG gtgcggtggttcctCAGCCTGGAGCCGGAGTGAAGCCTGGGAAAGTGCCGG GTGTGGGGCTGCCAGGTGTATACCCAGGTGGCGTGCTCCCAG GAGCTCGGTTCCCCGGTGTGGGGGTGCTCCCTGGAGTTCCCACTGGAGCAGGAGTTAAGCCCAAGGCTCCAG GTGTAGGTGGAGCTTTTGCTGGAATCCCAG GAGTTGGACCCTTTGGGGGACCGCAACCTGGAGTCCCACTGGGGTATCCCATCAAGGCCCCCAAGCTGCCTG GCTATGGGCCCGGAGGAGTGGCTGGTGCAGCGGGCAAGGCTGGTTACCCAACAGGGACAG GGGTTGGCccccaggcagcagcagcagcagcagctaaaGCAGCAGCAAAGTTCG GTGCTGGAGCAGCCGGAGTCCTCCCTGGTGTTGGAGGGGCCGGTGTTCCTGGCGTGCCTGGGGCAATTCCTGGAATCGCAG GCGTTGGGACtccagctgcagctgcagctgcagctgcagcagcagccgCTAAGGCAGCCAAGTATG GAGCTGCTGCAGGCTTAGTGCCTGGTGGGCCAGGCTTTGGCCCAGGAGTAGTTGGTGTCCCAGGAGCTGGTGTTCCAGGTGTTGGTGTCCCAGGAGCTGGCATTCCAGTTGTCCCAGGTGCTGGGATCCCAGGTGCTGCGGTTCCAG GGGTTGTGTCACCAGAAGCAGCTGCTAAGGCAGCTGCGAAGGCAGCCAAATACG GGGCCAGGCCCGGAGTCGGAGTTGGAGGCATTCCTACTTACGGGGTTGGAGCTGGGGGCTTTCCCGGCTTTGGTGTCGGAGTCGGAGGTATCCCTGGAGTCGCAGGTGTCCCTAGTGTCGGAGGTGTTCCCGGAGTCGGAGGTGTCCCGGGAGTTGGCATTTCCC CCGAAGCTCAGGCAGCAGCTGCCGCCAAGGCTGCCAAGTACG GGTTAGTTCCTGGTGTCGGCGTGGCTCCTGGTGTCGGCGTGGCTCCTGGAGTTGGCGTGGCTCCTGGTGTCGGTGTGGCTCCTGGAGTTGGCGTGGCTCCTGGAGTTGGTGTGGCTCCTGGAGTTGGCGTGGCTCCTGGAGTTGGTGTGGCTCCTGGAGTTGGTGTGGCTCCTGGCGTTGGTGTGGCTCCCGGCGTTGGCGTGGCTCCCGGCATTGGCATTGTCCCTGGTGGAGTTGCAG ctgcAGCAAAATCCGCTGCCAAGGTGGCTGCCAAAGCCCAGCTCC GAGCTGCAGCTGGGCTTGGTGCTGGCATCCCTGGACTTGGAGTTGGCGTCGGCGTCCCTGGACTTGGAGTTGGTGCTGGTGTTCCTGGCTTCGGGGCAG TACCTGGAGCCCTGGCTGCCGCTAAAGCAGCCAAATATG GAGCAGCAGTGCCTGGGGTCCTTGGAGGGCTCGGGGCTCTCGGTGGAGTAGGCGTCCCAGGCGGTGTGGTGG GAGCCGCACccgccgccgctgctgccgcAGCCAAAGCTGCTGCCAAAGCCGCCCAGTTTG GCCTAGTGGGAGCTGCTGGGCTCGGAGGACTCGGAGTCGGAGGGCTTGGAGTTCCAGGTGTTGGGGCCCTTGGAG GTGTACCTCCAGCTGCAGCCGCTAAAGCAGCTAAATACG GAGTGGCAGCAAGACCTGGCTTCGGATTGTCTCCCATTTTCCCAG GTGGGGCCTGCCTGGGGAAAGCTTGTGGCCGGAAGAGAAAATGA
- the ELN gene encoding elastin isoform X9, producing the protein MAGLTAAPRPGVLLLLLSILHPSRPGGVPGAIPGGVPGGVFYPGAGLGALGGGALGPGVKPLKPVPGGLAGAGLGAGLGAFPAVTFPGALVPGGVADAAAAYKAAKAGAGLGGVPGVGGLGVSAGAVVPQPGAGVKPGKVPGVGLPGVYPGGVLPGARFPGVGVLPGVPTGAGVKPKAPGVGGAFAGIPGVGPFGGPQPGVPLGYPIKAPKLPGYGPGGVAGAAGKAGYPTGTGVGPQAAAAAAAKAAAKFGAGAAGVLPGVGGAGVPGVPGAIPGIAGVGTPAAAAAAAAAAAAKAAKYGAAAGLVPGGPGFGPGVVGVPGAGVPGVGVPGAGIPVVPGAGIPGAAVPGVVSPEAAAKAAAKAAKYGARPGVGVGGIPTYGVGAGGFPGFGVGVGGIPGVAGVPSVGGVPGVGGVPGVGISPEAQAAAAAKAAKYGLVPGVGVAPGVGVAPGVGVAPGVGVAPGVGVAPGVGVAPGVGVAPGVGVAPGVGVAPGVGVAPGVGVAPGIGIVPGGVAAAAKSAAKVAAKAQLRAAAGLGAGIPGLGVGVGVPGLGVGAGVPGFGAVPGALAAAKAAKYGAAVPGVLGGLGALGGVGVPGGVVGAAPAAAAAAAKAAAKAAQFGLVGAAGLGGLGVGGLGVPGVGALGGVPPAAAAKAAKYGAAGLGGVLGGAGQFPLGGVAARPGFGLSPIFPGGACLGKACGRKRK; encoded by the exons GGGTCCCTGGGGCCATTCCTGGTGGAGTTCCTGGAGGAGTCTTTTATCCAG GGGCTGGTCTCGGAGCCCTTGGAGGAGGAG CGCTGGGGCCTGGAGTCAAACCTCTTAAGCCAG TTCCCGGAGGGCTTGCGGGTGCTGGCCTTGGGGCAG GGCTCGGCGCCTTCCCCGCAGTTACCTTTCCGGGGGCTCTGGTGCCTGGTGGAGTGGCTGACGCTGCTGCAGCCTATAAAGCTGCTAAGGCTG gcgctgggcttggtggtgtccCAGGAGTTGGTGGCTTAGGAGTGTCTGCAG gtgcggtggttcctCAGCCTGGAGCCGGAGTGAAGCCTGGGAAAGTGCCGG GTGTGGGGCTGCCAGGTGTATACCCAGGTGGCGTGCTCCCAG GAGCTCGGTTCCCCGGTGTGGGGGTGCTCCCTGGAGTTCCCACTGGAGCAGGAGTTAAGCCCAAGGCTCCAG GTGTAGGTGGAGCTTTTGCTGGAATCCCAG GAGTTGGACCCTTTGGGGGACCGCAACCTGGAGTCCCACTGGGGTATCCCATCAAGGCCCCCAAGCTGCCTG GCTATGGGCCCGGAGGAGTGGCTGGTGCAGCGGGCAAGGCTGGTTACCCAACAGGGACAG GGGTTGGCccccaggcagcagcagcagcagcagctaaaGCAGCAGCAAAGTTCG GTGCTGGAGCAGCCGGAGTCCTCCCTGGTGTTGGAGGGGCCGGTGTTCCTGGCGTGCCTGGGGCAATTCCTGGAATCGCAG GCGTTGGGACtccagctgcagctgcagctgcagctgcagcagcagccgCTAAGGCAGCCAAGTATG GAGCTGCTGCAGGCTTAGTGCCTGGTGGGCCAGGCTTTGGCCCAGGAGTAGTTGGTGTCCCAGGAGCTGGTGTTCCAGGTGTTGGTGTCCCAGGAGCTGGCATTCCAGTTGTCCCAGGTGCTGGGATCCCAGGTGCTGCGGTTCCAG GGGTTGTGTCACCAGAAGCAGCTGCTAAGGCAGCTGCGAAGGCAGCCAAATACG GGGCCAGGCCCGGAGTCGGAGTTGGAGGCATTCCTACTTACGGGGTTGGAGCTGGGGGCTTTCCCGGCTTTGGTGTCGGAGTCGGAGGTATCCCTGGAGTCGCAGGTGTCCCTAGTGTCGGAGGTGTTCCCGGAGTCGGAGGTGTCCCGGGAGTTGGCATTTCCC CCGAAGCTCAGGCAGCAGCTGCCGCCAAGGCTGCCAAGTACG GGTTAGTTCCTGGTGTCGGCGTGGCTCCTGGTGTCGGCGTGGCTCCTGGAGTTGGCGTGGCTCCTGGTGTCGGTGTGGCTCCTGGAGTTGGCGTGGCTCCTGGAGTTGGTGTGGCTCCTGGAGTTGGCGTGGCTCCTGGAGTTGGTGTGGCTCCTGGAGTTGGTGTGGCTCCTGGCGTTGGTGTGGCTCCCGGCGTTGGCGTGGCTCCCGGCATTGGCATTGTCCCTGGTGGAGTTGCAG ctgcAGCAAAATCCGCTGCCAAGGTGGCTGCCAAAGCCCAGCTCC GAGCTGCAGCTGGGCTTGGTGCTGGCATCCCTGGACTTGGAGTTGGCGTCGGCGTCCCTGGACTTGGAGTTGGTGCTGGTGTTCCTGGCTTCGGGGCAG TACCTGGAGCCCTGGCTGCCGCTAAAGCAGCCAAATATG GAGCAGCAGTGCCTGGGGTCCTTGGAGGGCTCGGGGCTCTCGGTGGAGTAGGCGTCCCAGGCGGTGTGGTGG GAGCCGCACccgccgccgctgctgccgcAGCCAAAGCTGCTGCCAAAGCCGCCCAGTTTG GCCTAGTGGGAGCTGCTGGGCTCGGAGGACTCGGAGTCGGAGGGCTTGGAGTTCCAGGTGTTGGGGCCCTTGGAG GTGTACCTCCAGCTGCAGCCGCTAAAGCAGCTAAATACG GTGCTGCTGGCCTTGGAGGTGTCCTAGGGGGTGCCGGGCAGTTCCCACTTGGAG GAGTGGCAGCAAGACCTGGCTTCGGATTGTCTCCCATTTTCCCAG GTGGGGCCTGCCTGGGGAAAGCTTGTGGCCGGAAGAGAAAATGA
- the ELN gene encoding elastin isoform X2, which produces MAGLTAAPRPGVLLLLLSILHPSRPGGVPGAIPGGVPGGVFYPGAGLGALGGGALGPGVKPLKPVPGGLAGAGLGAGLGAFPAVTFPGALVPGGVADAAAAYKAAKAGAGLGGVPGVGGLGVSAGAVVPQPGAGVKPGKVPGVGLPGVYPGGVLPGARFPGVGVLPGVPTGAGVKPKAPGVGGAFAGIPGVGPFGGPQPGVPLGYPIKAPKLPGGYGLPYTTGKLPYGYGPGGVAGAAGKAGYPTGTGVGPQAAAAAAAKAAAKFGAGAAGVLPGVGGAGVPGVPGAIPGIAGVGTPAAAAAAAAAAAAKAAKYGAAAGLVPGGPGFGPGVVGVPGAGVPGVGVPGAGIPVVPGAGIPGAAVPGVVSPEAAAKAAAKAAKYGARPGVGVGGIPTYGVGAGGFPGFGVGVGGIPGVAGVPSVGGVPGVGGVPGVGISPEAQAAAAAKAAKYGLVPGVGVAPGVGVAPGVGVAPGVGVAPGVGVAPGVGVAPGVGVAPGVGVAPGVGVAPGVGVAPGVGVAPGIGIVPGGVAAAAKSAAKVAAKAQLRAAAGLGAGIPGLGVGVGVPGLGVGAGVPGFGAVPGALAAAKAAKYGAAVPGVLGGLGALGGVGVPGGVVGAAPAAAAAAAKAAAKAAQFGLVGAAGLGGLGVGGLGVPGVGALGGVPPAAAAKAAKYGAAGLGGVLGGAGQFPLGGVAARPGFGLSPIFPGGACLGKACGRKRK; this is translated from the exons GGGTCCCTGGGGCCATTCCTGGTGGAGTTCCTGGAGGAGTCTTTTATCCAG GGGCTGGTCTCGGAGCCCTTGGAGGAGGAG CGCTGGGGCCTGGAGTCAAACCTCTTAAGCCAG TTCCCGGAGGGCTTGCGGGTGCTGGCCTTGGGGCAG GGCTCGGCGCCTTCCCCGCAGTTACCTTTCCGGGGGCTCTGGTGCCTGGTGGAGTGGCTGACGCTGCTGCAGCCTATAAAGCTGCTAAGGCTG gcgctgggcttggtggtgtccCAGGAGTTGGTGGCTTAGGAGTGTCTGCAG gtgcggtggttcctCAGCCTGGAGCCGGAGTGAAGCCTGGGAAAGTGCCGG GTGTGGGGCTGCCAGGTGTATACCCAGGTGGCGTGCTCCCAG GAGCTCGGTTCCCCGGTGTGGGGGTGCTCCCTGGAGTTCCCACTGGAGCAGGAGTTAAGCCCAAGGCTCCAG GTGTAGGTGGAGCTTTTGCTGGAATCCCAG GAGTTGGACCCTTTGGGGGACCGCAACCTGGAGTCCCACTGGGGTATCCCATCAAGGCCCCCAAGCTGCCTG GTGGCTATGGACTGCCCTACACCACAGGGAAACTGCCCTATG GCTATGGGCCCGGAGGAGTGGCTGGTGCAGCGGGCAAGGCTGGTTACCCAACAGGGACAG GGGTTGGCccccaggcagcagcagcagcagcagctaaaGCAGCAGCAAAGTTCG GTGCTGGAGCAGCCGGAGTCCTCCCTGGTGTTGGAGGGGCCGGTGTTCCTGGCGTGCCTGGGGCAATTCCTGGAATCGCAG GCGTTGGGACtccagctgcagctgcagctgcagctgcagcagcagccgCTAAGGCAGCCAAGTATG GAGCTGCTGCAGGCTTAGTGCCTGGTGGGCCAGGCTTTGGCCCAGGAGTAGTTGGTGTCCCAGGAGCTGGTGTTCCAGGTGTTGGTGTCCCAGGAGCTGGCATTCCAGTTGTCCCAGGTGCTGGGATCCCAGGTGCTGCGGTTCCAG GGGTTGTGTCACCAGAAGCAGCTGCTAAGGCAGCTGCGAAGGCAGCCAAATACG GGGCCAGGCCCGGAGTCGGAGTTGGAGGCATTCCTACTTACGGGGTTGGAGCTGGGGGCTTTCCCGGCTTTGGTGTCGGAGTCGGAGGTATCCCTGGAGTCGCAGGTGTCCCTAGTGTCGGAGGTGTTCCCGGAGTCGGAGGTGTCCCGGGAGTTGGCATTTCCC CCGAAGCTCAGGCAGCAGCTGCCGCCAAGGCTGCCAAGTACG GGTTAGTTCCTGGTGTCGGCGTGGCTCCTGGTGTCGGCGTGGCTCCTGGAGTTGGCGTGGCTCCTGGTGTCGGTGTGGCTCCTGGAGTTGGCGTGGCTCCTGGAGTTGGTGTGGCTCCTGGAGTTGGCGTGGCTCCTGGAGTTGGTGTGGCTCCTGGAGTTGGTGTGGCTCCTGGCGTTGGTGTGGCTCCCGGCGTTGGCGTGGCTCCCGGCATTGGCATTGTCCCTGGTGGAGTTGCAG ctgcAGCAAAATCCGCTGCCAAGGTGGCTGCCAAAGCCCAGCTCC GAGCTGCAGCTGGGCTTGGTGCTGGCATCCCTGGACTTGGAGTTGGCGTCGGCGTCCCTGGACTTGGAGTTGGTGCTGGTGTTCCTGGCTTCGGGGCAG TACCTGGAGCCCTGGCTGCCGCTAAAGCAGCCAAATATG GAGCAGCAGTGCCTGGGGTCCTTGGAGGGCTCGGGGCTCTCGGTGGAGTAGGCGTCCCAGGCGGTGTGGTGG GAGCCGCACccgccgccgctgctgccgcAGCCAAAGCTGCTGCCAAAGCCGCCCAGTTTG GCCTAGTGGGAGCTGCTGGGCTCGGAGGACTCGGAGTCGGAGGGCTTGGAGTTCCAGGTGTTGGGGCCCTTGGAG GTGTACCTCCAGCTGCAGCCGCTAAAGCAGCTAAATACG GTGCTGCTGGCCTTGGAGGTGTCCTAGGGGGTGCCGGGCAGTTCCCACTTGGAG GAGTGGCAGCAAGACCTGGCTTCGGATTGTCTCCCATTTTCCCAG GTGGGGCCTGCCTGGGGAAAGCTTGTGGCCGGAAGAGAAAATGA
- the ELN gene encoding elastin isoform X13 — protein MAGLTAAPRPGVLLLLLSILHPSRPGGVPGAIPGGVPGGVFYPGAGLGALGGGALGPGVKPLKPGLGAFPAVTFPGALVPGGVADAAAAYKAAKAGAGLGGVPGVGGLGVSAGAVVPQPGAGVKPGKVPGVGLPGVYPGGVLPGARFPGVGVLPGVPTGAGVKPKAPGVGGAFAGIPGVGPFGGPQPGVPLGYPIKAPKLPGYGPGGVAGAAGKAGYPTGTGVGPQAAAAAAAKAAAKFGAGAAGVLPGVGGAGVPGVPGAIPGIAGVGTPAAAAAAAAAAAAKAAKYGAAAGLVPGGPGFGPGVVGVPGAGVPGVGVPGAGIPVVPGAGIPGAAVPGVVSPEAAAKAAAKAAKYGARPGVGVGGIPTYGVGAGGFPGFGVGVGGIPGVAGVPSVGGVPGVGGVPGVGISPEAQAAAAAKAAKYGLVPGVGVAPGVGVAPGVGVAPGVGVAPGVGVAPGVGVAPGVGVAPGVGVAPGVGVAPGVGVAPGVGVAPGIGIVPGGVAAAAKSAAKVAAKAQLRAAAGLGAGIPGLGVGVGVPGLGVGAGVPGFGAVPGALAAAKAAKYGAAVPGVLGGLGALGGVGVPGGVVGAAPAAAAAAAKAAAKAAQFGLVGAAGLGGLGVGGLGVPGVGALGGVPPAAAAKAAKYGAAGLGGVLGGAGQFPLGGVAARPGFGLSPIFPGGACLGKACGRKRK, from the exons GGGTCCCTGGGGCCATTCCTGGTGGAGTTCCTGGAGGAGTCTTTTATCCAG GGGCTGGTCTCGGAGCCCTTGGAGGAGGAG CGCTGGGGCCTGGAGTCAAACCTCTTAAGCCAG GGCTCGGCGCCTTCCCCGCAGTTACCTTTCCGGGGGCTCTGGTGCCTGGTGGAGTGGCTGACGCTGCTGCAGCCTATAAAGCTGCTAAGGCTG gcgctgggcttggtggtgtccCAGGAGTTGGTGGCTTAGGAGTGTCTGCAG gtgcggtggttcctCAGCCTGGAGCCGGAGTGAAGCCTGGGAAAGTGCCGG GTGTGGGGCTGCCAGGTGTATACCCAGGTGGCGTGCTCCCAG GAGCTCGGTTCCCCGGTGTGGGGGTGCTCCCTGGAGTTCCCACTGGAGCAGGAGTTAAGCCCAAGGCTCCAG GTGTAGGTGGAGCTTTTGCTGGAATCCCAG GAGTTGGACCCTTTGGGGGACCGCAACCTGGAGTCCCACTGGGGTATCCCATCAAGGCCCCCAAGCTGCCTG GCTATGGGCCCGGAGGAGTGGCTGGTGCAGCGGGCAAGGCTGGTTACCCAACAGGGACAG GGGTTGGCccccaggcagcagcagcagcagcagctaaaGCAGCAGCAAAGTTCG GTGCTGGAGCAGCCGGAGTCCTCCCTGGTGTTGGAGGGGCCGGTGTTCCTGGCGTGCCTGGGGCAATTCCTGGAATCGCAG GCGTTGGGACtccagctgcagctgcagctgcagctgcagcagcagccgCTAAGGCAGCCAAGTATG GAGCTGCTGCAGGCTTAGTGCCTGGTGGGCCAGGCTTTGGCCCAGGAGTAGTTGGTGTCCCAGGAGCTGGTGTTCCAGGTGTTGGTGTCCCAGGAGCTGGCATTCCAGTTGTCCCAGGTGCTGGGATCCCAGGTGCTGCGGTTCCAG GGGTTGTGTCACCAGAAGCAGCTGCTAAGGCAGCTGCGAAGGCAGCCAAATACG GGGCCAGGCCCGGAGTCGGAGTTGGAGGCATTCCTACTTACGGGGTTGGAGCTGGGGGCTTTCCCGGCTTTGGTGTCGGAGTCGGAGGTATCCCTGGAGTCGCAGGTGTCCCTAGTGTCGGAGGTGTTCCCGGAGTCGGAGGTGTCCCGGGAGTTGGCATTTCCC CCGAAGCTCAGGCAGCAGCTGCCGCCAAGGCTGCCAAGTACG GGTTAGTTCCTGGTGTCGGCGTGGCTCCTGGTGTCGGCGTGGCTCCTGGAGTTGGCGTGGCTCCTGGTGTCGGTGTGGCTCCTGGAGTTGGCGTGGCTCCTGGAGTTGGTGTGGCTCCTGGAGTTGGCGTGGCTCCTGGAGTTGGTGTGGCTCCTGGAGTTGGTGTGGCTCCTGGCGTTGGTGTGGCTCCCGGCGTTGGCGTGGCTCCCGGCATTGGCATTGTCCCTGGTGGAGTTGCAG ctgcAGCAAAATCCGCTGCCAAGGTGGCTGCCAAAGCCCAGCTCC GAGCTGCAGCTGGGCTTGGTGCTGGCATCCCTGGACTTGGAGTTGGCGTCGGCGTCCCTGGACTTGGAGTTGGTGCTGGTGTTCCTGGCTTCGGGGCAG TACCTGGAGCCCTGGCTGCCGCTAAAGCAGCCAAATATG GAGCAGCAGTGCCTGGGGTCCTTGGAGGGCTCGGGGCTCTCGGTGGAGTAGGCGTCCCAGGCGGTGTGGTGG GAGCCGCACccgccgccgctgctgccgcAGCCAAAGCTGCTGCCAAAGCCGCCCAGTTTG GCCTAGTGGGAGCTGCTGGGCTCGGAGGACTCGGAGTCGGAGGGCTTGGAGTTCCAGGTGTTGGGGCCCTTGGAG GTGTACCTCCAGCTGCAGCCGCTAAAGCAGCTAAATACG GTGCTGCTGGCCTTGGAGGTGTCCTAGGGGGTGCCGGGCAGTTCCCACTTGGAG GAGTGGCAGCAAGACCTGGCTTCGGATTGTCTCCCATTTTCCCAG GTGGGGCCTGCCTGGGGAAAGCTTGTGGCCGGAAGAGAAAATGA
- the ELN gene encoding elastin isoform X19, protein MAGLTAAPRPGVLLLLLSILHPSRPGGVPGAIPGGVPGGVFYPGAGLGALGGGALGPGVKPLKPGLGAFPAVTFPGALVPGGVADAAAAYKAAKAGAGLGGVPGVGGLGVSAAPSVPGAVVPQPGAGVKPGKVPGVGLPGVYPGGVLPGARFPGVGVLPGVPTGAGVKPKAPGVGGAFAGIPGVGPFGGPQPGVPLGYPIKAPKLPGYGPGGVAGAAGKAGYPTGTGVGPQAAAAAAAKAAAKFGAGAAGVLPGVGGAGVPGVPGAIPGIAGVGTPAAAAAAAAAAAAKAAKYGAAAGLVPGGPGFGPGVVGVPGAGVPGVGVPGAGIPVVPGAGIPGAAVPGVVSPEAAAKAAAKAAKYGARPGVGVGGIPTYGVGAGGFPGFGVGVGGIPGVAGVPSVGGVPGVGGVPGVGISPEAQAAAAAKAAKYGLVPGVGVAPGVGVAPGVGVAPGVGVAPGVGVAPGVGVAPGVGVAPGVGVAPGVGVAPGVGVAPGVGVAPGIGIVPGGVAAAAKSAAKVAAKAQLRAAAGLGAGIPGLGVGVGVPGLGVGAGVPGFGAVPGALAAAKAAKYGAAVPGVLGGLGALGGVGVPGGVVGAAPAAAAAAAKAAAKAAQFGLVGAAGLGGLGVGGLGVPGVGALGGVPPAAAAKAAKYGVAARPGFGLSPIFPGGACLGKACGRKRK, encoded by the exons GGGTCCCTGGGGCCATTCCTGGTGGAGTTCCTGGAGGAGTCTTTTATCCAG GGGCTGGTCTCGGAGCCCTTGGAGGAGGAG CGCTGGGGCCTGGAGTCAAACCTCTTAAGCCAG GGCTCGGCGCCTTCCCCGCAGTTACCTTTCCGGGGGCTCTGGTGCCTGGTGGAGTGGCTGACGCTGCTGCAGCCTATAAAGCTGCTAAGGCTG gcgctgggcttggtggtgtccCAGGAGTTGGTGGCTTAGGAGTGTCTGCAG CCCCTTctgtgccaggtgcggtggttcctCAGCCTGGAGCCGGAGTGAAGCCTGGGAAAGTGCCGG GTGTGGGGCTGCCAGGTGTATACCCAGGTGGCGTGCTCCCAG GAGCTCGGTTCCCCGGTGTGGGGGTGCTCCCTGGAGTTCCCACTGGAGCAGGAGTTAAGCCCAAGGCTCCAG GTGTAGGTGGAGCTTTTGCTGGAATCCCAG GAGTTGGACCCTTTGGGGGACCGCAACCTGGAGTCCCACTGGGGTATCCCATCAAGGCCCCCAAGCTGCCTG GCTATGGGCCCGGAGGAGTGGCTGGTGCAGCGGGCAAGGCTGGTTACCCAACAGGGACAG GGGTTGGCccccaggcagcagcagcagcagcagctaaaGCAGCAGCAAAGTTCG GTGCTGGAGCAGCCGGAGTCCTCCCTGGTGTTGGAGGGGCCGGTGTTCCTGGCGTGCCTGGGGCAATTCCTGGAATCGCAG GCGTTGGGACtccagctgcagctgcagctgcagctgcagcagcagccgCTAAGGCAGCCAAGTATG GAGCTGCTGCAGGCTTAGTGCCTGGTGGGCCAGGCTTTGGCCCAGGAGTAGTTGGTGTCCCAGGAGCTGGTGTTCCAGGTGTTGGTGTCCCAGGAGCTGGCATTCCAGTTGTCCCAGGTGCTGGGATCCCAGGTGCTGCGGTTCCAG GGGTTGTGTCACCAGAAGCAGCTGCTAAGGCAGCTGCGAAGGCAGCCAAATACG GGGCCAGGCCCGGAGTCGGAGTTGGAGGCATTCCTACTTACGGGGTTGGAGCTGGGGGCTTTCCCGGCTTTGGTGTCGGAGTCGGAGGTATCCCTGGAGTCGCAGGTGTCCCTAGTGTCGGAGGTGTTCCCGGAGTCGGAGGTGTCCCGGGAGTTGGCATTTCCC CCGAAGCTCAGGCAGCAGCTGCCGCCAAGGCTGCCAAGTACG GGTTAGTTCCTGGTGTCGGCGTGGCTCCTGGTGTCGGCGTGGCTCCTGGAGTTGGCGTGGCTCCTGGTGTCGGTGTGGCTCCTGGAGTTGGCGTGGCTCCTGGAGTTGGTGTGGCTCCTGGAGTTGGCGTGGCTCCTGGAGTTGGTGTGGCTCCTGGAGTTGGTGTGGCTCCTGGCGTTGGTGTGGCTCCCGGCGTTGGCGTGGCTCCCGGCATTGGCATTGTCCCTGGTGGAGTTGCAG ctgcAGCAAAATCCGCTGCCAAGGTGGCTGCCAAAGCCCAGCTCC GAGCTGCAGCTGGGCTTGGTGCTGGCATCCCTGGACTTGGAGTTGGCGTCGGCGTCCCTGGACTTGGAGTTGGTGCTGGTGTTCCTGGCTTCGGGGCAG TACCTGGAGCCCTGGCTGCCGCTAAAGCAGCCAAATATG GAGCAGCAGTGCCTGGGGTCCTTGGAGGGCTCGGGGCTCTCGGTGGAGTAGGCGTCCCAGGCGGTGTGGTGG GAGCCGCACccgccgccgctgctgccgcAGCCAAAGCTGCTGCCAAAGCCGCCCAGTTTG GCCTAGTGGGAGCTGCTGGGCTCGGAGGACTCGGAGTCGGAGGGCTTGGAGTTCCAGGTGTTGGGGCCCTTGGAG GTGTACCTCCAGCTGCAGCCGCTAAAGCAGCTAAATACG GAGTGGCAGCAAGACCTGGCTTCGGATTGTCTCCCATTTTCCCAG GTGGGGCCTGCCTGGGGAAAGCTTGTGGCCGGAAGAGAAAATGA